In the genome of Agromyces sp. CF514, the window CGCCTTGCCCGTCGCCGTCGACCCCGTGAACATGACCTTGCCGACGGCGGGGTGCGACGAGAGCGCCGCTCCGATCTCGCGGCCGCCCGAGACGATCTCGACGACGCCTTCGGGCAGCACCCGGTTGATGACCGCGATGAGTGCGAGCACGCTGAGCGGCGTGTACTCCGACGGCTTCACGACGACGGTGTTGCCCATGCGCAGCGCGGGGCCGACCTGCCAGACGGTGATCATCTGGGGCCAGTTCCACGGGCCGATCGCGCCGACCACGCCGATCGGCCGGTACGTCAGCTCGGCGTGCGTCTGCCCGTCGTCGAAGACGACCTCCGTCTCGAGCGGGGTCGCGGCGGCGGCGCGCAGCCATCCGGAGGCCCCGCCCACCTCGAACCGCGCGTTCGGGCCGTTCAGCGGCTTGCCCTGCTCGCGCGAGAGGATGCGGGCGAGCGCCTCGGCTTCGGCGTCGATCGCGTCGGCGGCCTGCATGAGCAGCTCGCTGCGCCGCTCGTGGCCGAGCGCGGCCCACGCCGGCTGGGCGGCCTTCGCCCGGGCGACCGCGGCTTCGAGGTCGTCGACCGAGTGCACGGGCGCCTGCCCGATGACCTCGCCGGTGGCGGGATCGAGGATGTCTCGGCGCTCGCCTTCCTGCGGCGTGATCTCGGCGAGCAGGTCGTCGGTCGTCGGTTCGAGCACGGGGGTCGGGCTGTCCATGGTTCCTCCACGTTGAGTCGGGGTTCCACGGTAGGCAGGGCGACGCGCTGGGGCCTTGCCCCTGCGTGCGGCGCCCTTGACCCTGCGCGCAGGGAGCGCGCGGGCACGAGCAGGCGCCCGCACGCGACATCCGCCTGCACTCCTCGACGGGAGGAGATGACGTCGAGCGGAGGACCGGATCTGCGAAACGGTCCTCCGCTCGCGGCGAAGTCCTCCCGTGCGGCCGTCGCCCGGCGGGACGGCGCGCAGGCGGGCCTGACCGCCGGGAGCGGGGCGGGCGCGCCTACAGGGTGTTGCCGAGCTTGAAGCCCTTCGCCTCGTCGCCCTGGCGGGTGTACGAAAAGCCGTCGGCGCCGATCGTCACGGCCATCTCGGAGGAGTCGGTGCGGGCGACGACGGGCTTCGGGTTGCCGTCGAGGTCGAGCACGAGCGAGGCCTCGGTGTACCAGGAGGGCACGACGGGGTTGCCCCACCAGTCGCGGCGCTGGTTGTCGTGCACGTCCCACGTGACGACGGGGTTGTCGGGGTCGCCAGTGTAGTAGTCCTGCGTGTAGATCTCGACACGGTGGCCGTCGGGGTCGCGCAGGTAGAGGTAGAACGCGTTCGAGACGCCGTGGCGCCCGGGGCCGCGCTCGATCGCGTCCGATCGCCGCAGCGCGCCGAGCTTGTCGCAGATCGCGAGGATGTTGTGCTTCTCGTGCGTGGCGAACGCGACGTGGTGCATGCGCGGGCCGTCGCCGCCGGTCATGGCGGTGTCGTGCACGGTGGGCTTGCGCCGCATCCACGCGGCGTAGACGACGCCCTCGCCGTCCTGGATGTCCTCCGTCACACGGAACCCGAGCGTCTGCATGAAGTTCACGGCGCGGGGCACGTCGGGCGTGACCTGGTTGAAGTGGTCGAGGCGCACGAGCTCACCCGGCGTGTGCAGGTCGTAGCGCCACGAGAGGCGCTCGACATGGGTGGTCTCGTAGAAGAACTCGTACGGGAAGCCGAGCGGGTCCTCGACGCGCACCGAGTCGCCGATGCCCTTGGTGAAGCCCTCGGCCCGGCGTTCGACGCGGCATCCGAGCTCTGTGTAGAAGGCGACGGCCTTGTCGAGGTCGTCGTTCGAGCGCACCCGGTACGAGAATGCGGCGACGGCGGCGACGGGGCCGACCCGCAGCACGAGGTTGTGGTGGATGAACTCCTCGGTCGAGCGCAGGTAGATCGCGGTGTCGTCCTCTTCGGTGACGTAGAGGCCGAGCACGTCGACGTAGAACTCGCGCGAGGCGGCGAGGTCGGTGACGACGAGTTCCATGTACGCGCAGCGCAGGATGTCGGGGGCGGGCACCGAGGGCGTCGGCACCGGGTCATCGGTGTGGATCGGGGCCTCTTGCGAGACGTAGAAGCCCGACGAGGTCAGGGTCATGCCATCTCGGTGCGATGGTGCGGTGCGGTCGGTCATGTCAGCGTCCTTGCGTGATGATGTGCGGTGGTGCCGGCGAAGCAGGAGCGGGGCGGATGCCGCGGCTCACGCCTTGCCGAAGGTCGGGTTGTGCGGGGCGCCGAGCGTGATGTGCACGCTCTGCTGGTCGGTGTAGAAGTCGATCGAGCGGTAGCCGCCCTCGTGCCCGAGGCCCGACGCCTTGACGCCGCCGAACGGCGTGCGCAGGTCGCGCACGTTGTTCGAGTTGAGCCACACCATGCCCGCCTCGACGGCCTGCGCGAAGTTGTGGGCCCGACGCAGGTCGTTCGTCCAGATGTAGGCGGCGAGGCCGTACTTCGTGTCGTTCGCGAGGGCGAGCGCCTCCTCCTCGGTGTCGAACGGGGTGATCGCGACGACCGGCCCGAAGATCTCCTCCTGGAAGATGCGGGCGTCGGGGGCGACATCCGCGAACACCGTGGGGGCGACGTAATTGCCGGTCGGGAAGCCCTCGGGGCGTCCGCCGCCGGCGACGAGGCGGCCCTCGGTCTTGCCGAGCTCGACGTAGCCCATGACCTTCTCGTAGTGCTCGGGGTGCACGAGTGCGCCGACCTCGGTCTTCGGGTCGTGCGGCGCGCCGACGACCACGCGCGCGGCCTGCGCGGCGTAGCGCTCGACGAACTCGTCGTAGACCTCGCGCTGCACGAGGATGCGCGAACCTGCGGTGCAGCGCTCGCCGTTCAGCGAGAACACGCCGAAGATGGTCGCGTCGATCGCGGTGTCGAGGTCGGCGTCGGCGAACACGATCGCGGGGCTCTTGCCGCCGAGCTCCATCGAGAGGCCCTTGAGGAACGGCGCGGCGTTGCCGAAGATGAGCTGGCCGGTCGAGCTCTCGCCGGTGAACGAGATGAGCGGCACGTCGGGGTGCTTCACGAGCGCGTCGCCGGCGTCTTCGCCGAGGCCGTTGACGAGGTTGAAGACGCCCTTCGGCAGCCCGGCCTCCTCGAAGATGCCTGCCCAGAGCGACGCCGACAGGGGCGTGAACTCGGCGGGCTTCAGCACGACGGTGTTGCCGGTCGCGAGCGCGGGGCCGAGCTTCCACGACTCGAGCATGAACGGCGTGTTCCACGGCGTGATCAGCCCGGCGACGCCGATCGGCTTGCGGTTGACGTAGTTCATCTGCTTGCCGGGCACCTTGAAGGCATCGTCGGCCTGGGCCACGATGAGGTCGGCGAAGAAGCGGAAGTTCTCGGCCGCCCGTCGTGCCTGGCCGAGTGCCTGCGTGATCGGCAGGCCCGAGTCGAACGACTCGAGCTCGGCGAGGCGGGCGTCGCGCGACTCGACGATGTCGGCGATGCGGTGCAGCACGCGCGAGCGCTCGCGGGGCAGCATGCGCGGCCACGGGCCCTCGGTGAACGCGCGGCGCGCGGCGGCCACGGCACGCTCGACGTCGGCCTGCTTGCCGGCGGCGGCGAGCACGTAGGTCTCGTTCGTGACGGGGTTCAGCACCTCGAACGTGTCGCCGTCGATCGAGTCGACGAACTCGCCGTCGATGTAGTGGCGGATGCGGTCGGGCAGGCCCTCGGGCACGTACGCGGTGGTGGGGGCGTCGGTCATGCGGTGCTCCTTCGTCGGAAGTCGTTCGGCGCCGCGGGGAGGCGTGCGCGGCTGGGTGAGGCGGTCGGAGGTCGGTGTCGGTCGGTGGTCGGTCAGACCCCCGCGGGCGCCGGATGCTTGTGCTCGGCCTGGTAGGCGAGCACGGCGTCGAGCGTGGCGGTGCGGTGGGCGCGAGCGCAGAGCTCGATGTCGAGCGGGTCGGCACCGTCGGCGATCAGGTCGAGGATGCGCTCGTGCTCGGCGACGGACTCGTGCGCGCGGCCCGGCACGAAGCTGAACGACGAGTCGCGCAGGGCCTTCATGCGGCTCCAGCCGCGGTGCACGAGGTCGAGGATGTGCGGGTTGGGGCACTCCTCGAACAAGACGGCGTGGAACTCGAGGTTGAGCTCGGTGAAGCGCACCGGGTCGAAATCGTCGAGCGTCTGGCGCATCCGCTCGTTGACCTCGCGTGCGCGACGGAGGTGATCGGGCCTGAGCGTGGGCGCCGACAGCGCGGTCGCCGCCCCCTCGACGAGCGCGAGGGTCTGCATGGTGTGCAGGTACTCGGTCTCCTTCAGCAGCGCGACCTGCGCGCCGACGTTGCGCTCGAAGGTCACGAGTCCCTCGGCCTCGAGGCGGCGGATGGCCTCGCGCACCGGAACGACGCTCATGTCGAGCTCGCCCGCGATCTGGCCGAGCACGAGACGGTAGCCCGGCACGTAGCGGCCGCTGTCGATGCGCTCGCGGATGAACCGGTACGCCTGCTGCGACTTGCTCTCGGCGCTCATCGGGCGCCCCGCTCGGCGTCGTACCGCGCGCGCCAGGCGGCGTTCATCGGGAACAGCCCGTCGACGGATGCCCCGGCGGCGACCTGCTCGGCGACCCACGCGTCTTCGGCCTCCTGTGCGGCGGCCTCGGCCACGACCTCGGCGAGCAGGTGCGGCGGGATCACGATGACGCCGTCGCCGTCGCCCACGATGACGTCGCCCGGCTGCACGGCCGCGCCGCCGCAGGCGATCGTGACGTCGACCTCCCACGGCACGTGGCGCCGGCCGAGCACGCTCGGGTGCGGGCCCTGCGAGAACACGGGGATCTCGAACCCGGCGACGGCCTCGAAGTCGCGCACGCCGCCGTCGGTCACGATGCCGGCCGCTCCGCGCACCTGCGCGCGCAGGGCGAGCACGTCGCCCACGGTTCCGGTGCCGCGCTCGCCGCGGGCCTCGACCACGAGCACCTCGCCGGGCGCGACCGTGTCGAACGCGAGCTTCTGCGCGTTGAACCCGCCGCCGTGCGACGCGAACAGGTCGGGCCGGAACGGGATGAAGCGCAGGGTCTTGGCGATTCCGACGATGCGGTCGCCGGGGTGGTTCGCGTGCACGCCCTCGATGAAGATGTCGTGGTAACCGCGCTTGCGGAGCGCGACCGAGAGCGTCGCGACGGCCACACCGGCGATCGTCTCGCGCAGTTCGTCGGTGAGGGGGGAGACGGATGCCGCGGGCTCGCCGGCCCGCGCATCCGCTGCCGCGTCGAGCGGGCTCGCGAGTCCGGCCTCGACGGCCGCGGCGTGCTCGGCCTCGCTGCCCCAGGCCTCGATGCGCTGCGCGTCGTCGATCGCCGGCTTCGAGCCGAAGTCGCCGAACGGCACGGCGCCCTGCGTCACGGTCGTGACGAGGCGCCCGCTCGTGGGCGAGCCCGGGGCATCCGGGGCGTCGACCTCGACCTCGACGACGTCGCCGGGCACGACGACGCTCGAACCCGCGGGCGTGCCGGTGAGGATCACGTCGCCGGTCTCGAGGGTGAGGTGCTGCGAGAGGTCGGCGACGAGGCGTCCGAACGGGAAGAGCAGCGTGTCGCTCGTGTCCTCCTGCACGAGGGTGCCGTTGACCCAGGTGCGCACGCGCCAGCCGTCTTCGCCGGCGACGTTCGCGGGGATGAGCGTCGGGCCGAGCGGGGTGAAGCCGTCGCCGCCCTTGTTGCGCACGTTCGAGCCCTTGTCGGCGGCGCGCAGGTCGTAGAGGCCGAAGTCGTTCGCGGCGGTGACCGAGGCGACGTGCCGCCAGCCGTCGGCGGGGGAGACGTGCCGGGCCGGTTCGCCGATGACGAGGGCGATCTCGCCCTCGAAGGCGAGGAGCTCGGTGCCGGCGGGGCGATCGATGGTGCCGCCGGTGCCGGCGAGCGAGGACGCGGGCTTGAGG includes:
- the hpaD gene encoding 3,4-dihydroxyphenylacetate 2,3-dioxygenase — its product is MTDRTAPSHRDGMTLTSSGFYVSQEAPIHTDDPVPTPSVPAPDILRCAYMELVVTDLAASREFYVDVLGLYVTEEDDTAIYLRSTEEFIHHNLVLRVGPVAAVAAFSYRVRSNDDLDKAVAFYTELGCRVERRAEGFTKGIGDSVRVEDPLGFPYEFFYETTHVERLSWRYDLHTPGELVRLDHFNQVTPDVPRAVNFMQTLGFRVTEDIQDGEGVVYAAWMRRKPTVHDTAMTGGDGPRMHHVAFATHEKHNILAICDKLGALRRSDAIERGPGRHGVSNAFYLYLRDPDGHRVEIYTQDYYTGDPDNPVVTWDVHDNQRRDWWGNPVVPSWYTEASLVLDLDGNPKPVVARTDSSEMAVTIGADGFSYTRQGDEAKGFKLGNTL
- the hpaE gene encoding 5-carboxymethyl-2-hydroxymuconate semialdehyde dehydrogenase, which gives rise to MTDAPTTAYVPEGLPDRIRHYIDGEFVDSIDGDTFEVLNPVTNETYVLAAAGKQADVERAVAAARRAFTEGPWPRMLPRERSRVLHRIADIVESRDARLAELESFDSGLPITQALGQARRAAENFRFFADLIVAQADDAFKVPGKQMNYVNRKPIGVAGLITPWNTPFMLESWKLGPALATGNTVVLKPAEFTPLSASLWAGIFEEAGLPKGVFNLVNGLGEDAGDALVKHPDVPLISFTGESSTGQLIFGNAAPFLKGLSMELGGKSPAIVFADADLDTAIDATIFGVFSLNGERCTAGSRILVQREVYDEFVERYAAQAARVVVGAPHDPKTEVGALVHPEHYEKVMGYVELGKTEGRLVAGGGRPEGFPTGNYVAPTVFADVAPDARIFQEEIFGPVVAITPFDTEEEALALANDTKYGLAAYIWTNDLRRAHNFAQAVEAGMVWLNSNNVRDLRTPFGGVKASGLGHEGGYRSIDFYTDQQSVHITLGAPHNPTFGKA
- a CDS encoding GntR family transcriptional regulator, which gives rise to MSAESKSQQAYRFIRERIDSGRYVPGYRLVLGQIAGELDMSVVPVREAIRRLEAEGLVTFERNVGAQVALLKETEYLHTMQTLALVEGAATALSAPTLRPDHLRRAREVNERMRQTLDDFDPVRFTELNLEFHAVLFEECPNPHILDLVHRGWSRMKALRDSSFSFVPGRAHESVAEHERILDLIADGADPLDIELCARAHRTATLDAVLAYQAEHKHPAPAGV
- a CDS encoding fumarylacetoacetate hydrolase family protein: MTTDATATTGAGPSTPGKIIAVHLNYPSRAAQRGRTPAQPSYFLKPASSLAGTGGTIDRPAGTELLAFEGEIALVIGEPARHVSPADGWRHVASVTAANDFGLYDLRAADKGSNVRNKGGDGFTPLGPTLIPANVAGEDGWRVRTWVNGTLVQEDTSDTLLFPFGRLVADLSQHLTLETGDVILTGTPAGSSVVVPGDVVEVEVDAPDAPGSPTSGRLVTTVTQGAVPFGDFGSKPAIDDAQRIEAWGSEAEHAAAVEAGLASPLDAAADARAGEPAASVSPLTDELRETIAGVAVATLSVALRKRGYHDIFIEGVHANHPGDRIVGIAKTLRFIPFRPDLFASHGGGFNAQKLAFDTVAPGEVLVVEARGERGTGTVGDVLALRAQVRGAAGIVTDGGVRDFEAVAGFEIPVFSQGPHPSVLGRRHVPWEVDVTIACGGAAVQPGDVIVGDGDGVIVIPPHLLAEVVAEAAAQEAEDAWVAEQVAAGASVDGLFPMNAAWRARYDAERGAR